A region of Myxococcus stipitatus DSM 14675 DNA encodes the following proteins:
- a CDS encoding nucleotidyltransferase: MEKRHPNHPGEMGTDAGLAERERTADEINARARAVGLLCDAGVPFVVGGAYAYATYTGIYRDTKDLDLFPRKADALRALQVLEKDGWRTERTDEVWLYKAFKGDYFVDFIFSSGNGVAVVDDEWFEHASRATVFGHSCLVAPAEEMIWSKAFVAERERYDGADVNHLILKAGQRMDWARLMRRFDRYWEVLLSHLMMFRFAYPSERDVIPDWVMAELMRRTMDSILEGRWEARMCRGNLVSKVNYHVDIHHWGFGDGRAWDENERQQGGERVAGPELENSVGGSR, translated from the coding sequence ATGGAAAAGCGACACCCCAATCATCCCGGGGAGATGGGCACGGACGCGGGGCTCGCCGAGCGCGAGCGCACCGCGGATGAAATCAATGCCCGTGCGCGGGCGGTGGGGTTGTTGTGCGACGCGGGCGTGCCGTTCGTCGTCGGCGGTGCCTACGCGTACGCCACCTATACGGGCATCTATCGGGACACGAAGGACCTGGACCTGTTTCCTCGCAAGGCGGACGCGCTCCGGGCGCTCCAGGTCCTGGAGAAGGATGGGTGGCGCACCGAGCGCACCGACGAGGTGTGGCTCTACAAGGCCTTCAAGGGCGACTACTTCGTTGACTTCATCTTCTCGTCCGGCAACGGCGTGGCGGTGGTGGACGACGAGTGGTTCGAGCACGCCAGCCGCGCCACCGTCTTCGGCCATTCATGTCTGGTGGCGCCGGCGGAGGAGATGATCTGGTCCAAGGCGTTCGTCGCGGAGCGAGAGCGCTACGACGGCGCGGACGTCAACCACCTCATCCTCAAGGCGGGGCAGCGCATGGACTGGGCGCGGCTGATGCGGCGCTTCGACCGATATTGGGAAGTGTTGCTGAGTCACTTGATGATGTTCCGCTTCGCCTATCCCTCCGAGCGCGATGTCATCCCGGACTGGGTGATGGCGGAGCTGATGCGGCGGACGATGGACAGCATTCTCGAGGGCCGGTGGGAAGCGCGGATGTGCCGGGGCAACCTCGTCTCGAAGGTGAACTACCACGTGGACATCCACCACTGGGGGTTCGGCGACGGACGGGCCTGGGACGAGAACGAACGACAGCAGGGGGGCGAGCGTGTCGCGGGACCCGAGCTCGAAAATTCGGTTGGCGGCAGTCGGTGA
- a CDS encoding RNA polymerase sigma factor codes for MTATRQPALRVIQGGPLPDRRDFLRELYTRHGGSVLGRCRYLLKDEARAEDALHDVFARALSHVDEFRADASPLTWLMKIATHHCLNQLRSERAGWRRWFERDAAARPEAHGGPGEMETRDLIRRLLSRVDTETQAAVIHYHVDGMTLEEVAAVVGRSVPTIRKRLEHFAALGGEELRVR; via the coding sequence GTGACAGCAACGCGGCAGCCAGCCCTCAGGGTCATCCAAGGCGGTCCTCTTCCGGACCGGCGCGACTTCCTGCGGGAGCTGTACACACGACATGGCGGCAGCGTCCTGGGGCGCTGCCGCTATCTGTTGAAGGATGAGGCGCGGGCGGAGGATGCGCTGCATGACGTCTTCGCTCGCGCCCTCTCCCACGTGGATGAGTTCCGCGCGGACGCCTCGCCCCTGACGTGGTTGATGAAGATCGCCACACACCACTGCCTGAACCAGCTCCGCTCGGAGCGCGCGGGATGGCGGCGGTGGTTCGAACGGGATGCGGCCGCGCGCCCGGAGGCCCATGGCGGCCCCGGCGAGATGGAGACGCGGGACCTCATTCGCAGGCTGCTGTCGAGAGTGGACACGGAGACCCAAGCGGCGGTGATTCACTACCACGTGGATGGGATGACGTTGGAAGAGGTGGCCGCGGTGGTGGGGCGCTCGGTGCCCACCATTCGCAAGAGGCTGGAGCACTTCGCCGCGCTGGGCGGAGAGGAGCTGAGGGTTCGATGA
- a CDS encoding zf-HC2 domain-containing protein — protein sequence MSAHESEWTLRRLQAGELVLAEAARVRAHAASCTACGGVLRGIESNQARFEQEHPYDRFEAGVARALERQQQQAVVRPAPRRWVGTAVALAASVLVVVLARPLLPQGSGWDRSKGGDVAELRIGGGPGPQREARPDSPEALEPGERVMLGYKAGTHRYMAAVSVDAIGEVTPLHPESGTSAPMEAGSEVHWLQGSWELTGSGMERVVLVMSDEPFTVESLVDAARRAFTSAHGDVERMTSLAVPGEQTHWVLLKP from the coding sequence ATGAGCGCGCACGAGTCGGAATGGACACTGCGGCGCCTGCAGGCCGGTGAGCTGGTCCTCGCCGAGGCCGCTCGCGTCCGAGCCCATGCGGCGAGCTGCACCGCGTGCGGCGGTGTCCTGCGCGGCATCGAATCGAATCAGGCGCGCTTCGAGCAGGAGCATCCCTATGACCGGTTCGAGGCGGGGGTGGCTCGGGCCCTGGAGCGGCAGCAACAGCAGGCGGTGGTGAGGCCCGCGCCCCGACGCTGGGTGGGCACGGCGGTGGCGCTGGCCGCGTCGGTGCTGGTGGTGGTGCTGGCCCGTCCCCTGCTGCCGCAAGGCTCGGGGTGGGACCGGAGCAAGGGCGGCGACGTGGCGGAGCTGCGCATCGGCGGAGGCCCGGGCCCCCAACGCGAGGCCCGGCCCGACTCCCCCGAGGCCCTGGAGCCCGGAGAGCGGGTGATGCTGGGCTACAAGGCCGGCACGCACCGCTACATGGCCGCGGTGTCGGTGGATGCCATTGGCGAGGTGACGCCACTTCATCCGGAGTCCGGGACGAGCGCGCCGATGGAAGCAGGCTCGGAGGTGCACTGGCTGCAAGGCAGCTGGGAGCTCACGGGCTCGGGCATGGAGCGGGTGGTGCTGGTGATGAGCGATGAGCCCTTCACGGTGGAGTCACTCGTGGACGCGGCCCGGCGCGCCTTCACCTCGGCCCATGGAGACGTGGAGCGGATGACGTCGCTCGCGGTCCCGGGCGAGCAGACGCACTGGGTGCTGCTCAAGCCATGA
- a CDS encoding caspase family protein has translation MSPPLLSFWRAVAAILLLVASGARAEGLRRFALIVGNDEGGDDTRPLRFARDDARKMHGLLARLGGVAPGDAKLLLNESSKDFLAALTELEARAQEARARGERTALLVYYSGHAKDGTLRLGNSRVGFEDLKKRLSATSADIRIAILDSCRSGALTRTKGARKAPAFQIESGAERDSRGLVILTSSSADEDSQESDALGGSYFSHHLASGLLGDADRSGDGRVTLFEAYSHAYARTVADTAASSGGAQHPTFSYDLAGNGDLVLTDLRASGDGLVVPGLAPSGTYYFVDSAGMVVAELDKAPDLERRVALAPGTYRVKRRLSDRLRIGEVEVARGRQVVLEETRLRDAPFSDDPVKGVASAEGAWWTVGLSGGLQSFFDAPTRESLFLSVGLLGAEAQLHDYFRRDWVWGVDVALGGKQALLALPTLSGPAYKYSVMSLGTTLKSEWPRGSIAPFVGVRMAYLVMRRDFADAAYPDQKYAMFSPGLETGLRWQPLRRLHVTGRARLHYLLYTVDEQRSLGFWELGALVTYQP, from the coding sequence ATGAGCCCTCCCCTGCTCTCGTTCTGGCGCGCGGTGGCCGCCATCCTGCTGCTCGTGGCCTCGGGCGCGAGGGCGGAGGGACTGCGCCGCTTCGCGCTCATCGTCGGCAATGACGAAGGGGGCGACGACACGCGGCCCCTGCGCTTCGCGCGCGACGATGCGAGGAAGATGCACGGGCTGCTCGCGCGGCTGGGCGGCGTGGCGCCCGGTGACGCGAAGCTCTTGCTGAACGAGTCCTCGAAGGACTTCCTCGCCGCGCTGACGGAGCTGGAGGCGCGCGCGCAGGAGGCTCGGGCCCGGGGCGAGCGCACCGCGCTGCTCGTCTACTATTCGGGCCACGCGAAGGACGGCACGCTGCGGCTCGGCAACTCCCGCGTGGGCTTCGAGGACCTCAAGAAGCGACTGTCAGCGACGTCCGCGGACATCCGCATCGCGATTCTCGACTCGTGCCGCTCCGGCGCGCTGACGCGCACCAAGGGCGCTCGCAAGGCCCCGGCCTTCCAAATCGAATCCGGCGCGGAGCGTGACTCCCGCGGCCTGGTCATCCTCACCTCGAGCTCGGCGGATGAGGACTCGCAGGAGTCGGATGCGCTGGGGGGCAGCTACTTCTCCCATCACCTGGCCAGCGGGCTGCTAGGTGATGCGGACCGCAGCGGTGATGGGCGGGTGACGTTGTTCGAGGCGTACTCGCATGCGTACGCCCGCACGGTGGCGGACACCGCGGCGAGCAGCGGAGGCGCGCAGCACCCGACGTTCAGCTACGACCTCGCGGGCAACGGCGACCTGGTGCTGACGGACCTGCGCGCGTCGGGAGATGGGCTCGTGGTGCCGGGCCTCGCGCCGTCGGGCACGTACTACTTCGTGGACTCGGCGGGGATGGTGGTGGCGGAGCTGGACAAGGCGCCCGACCTGGAGCGCCGCGTGGCGCTGGCCCCTGGGACGTACCGCGTGAAGCGGCGGCTCTCGGACCGGCTGCGCATCGGCGAGGTGGAGGTGGCGCGCGGCCGGCAGGTGGTGCTGGAGGAGACACGCCTGAGGGATGCGCCCTTCTCCGATGACCCGGTGAAGGGCGTGGCCTCCGCGGAAGGCGCCTGGTGGACGGTGGGCCTCTCAGGAGGTCTGCAGTCCTTCTTCGATGCCCCCACGCGCGAGTCGCTGTTCCTGTCGGTGGGCCTGTTGGGCGCGGAGGCGCAGCTCCACGACTACTTCCGCCGGGACTGGGTCTGGGGCGTGGACGTGGCGCTGGGTGGGAAGCAGGCGCTGCTCGCGCTGCCCACGCTGAGTGGTCCCGCCTACAAGTACTCGGTGATGAGCCTGGGCACGACGCTCAAGTCCGAGTGGCCGCGCGGAAGCATCGCGCCCTTCGTCGGCGTGCGCATGGCGTACCTCGTGATGCGGCGCGACTTCGCGGATGCGGCCTATCCCGACCAGAAGTACGCCATGTTCTCCCCTGGATTGGAGACGGGCCTGCGCTGGCAGCCCCTGCGGCGCTTGCACGTGACGGGACGTGCCCGACTCCACTACCTGCTCTACACCGTGGATGAGCAACGCTCGCTGGGCTTCTGGGAGCTGGGCGCGCTCGTCACGTATCAGCCTTGA
- a CDS encoding AmpG family muropeptide MFS transporter translates to MSEQDKSGQKAARPGTWASLARAMASWRTASVTLLSFSSGLPLGLVWIAIPDWLRSIGVDIRVVGLITLAQAPWSFKFLWSPLMDRYVPPFWGRRRGWMAVAQVALFATTLALAGVGNHPEAAWVVGALAMAVAFASATQDIAIDAYAVEVLRKDEQGVAVGARVALYRAAMFIAGSASITLAGRVSWKWVVIGLAALYLPMLFVTRFAPEPEEHFTPPKSLRDAVWYPFVGFLARHRALEILAFVFLYKLADNLGGTLLRPFLVDMGYSDIHRGVALGTIGLFGTIAGTLIGGAWTTVLGLGRALWVFGVIQIVSNIGYVLVARAGEPNVMLMYCAIGFEQVTQGLGTGAFSVLLMRLTQKRFSATQFALLSSLFSIPRVVAGPIAGFLVYSIGWEPFFWFTMVGGIPGLLLLARFVPLGVRDPDFDVQSRPVARAVSRSVLMGSAVVSAVLAMGVGAALTALLTAVQNLRKTPQAGFDFGTPFAALFQPAGVTDWVTLASIAVFGLTVGLLTAAVLAARSGAFYLPDEEAPPTPSGATGT, encoded by the coding sequence ATGAGCGAGCAGGACAAGAGCGGGCAGAAGGCGGCGCGGCCGGGGACCTGGGCCAGTCTCGCGCGGGCCATGGCCTCCTGGCGCACGGCCTCCGTCACGTTGCTCTCGTTCTCGTCGGGTCTGCCGCTCGGCCTCGTCTGGATTGCCATCCCCGACTGGCTGCGCAGCATCGGCGTGGACATCCGCGTCGTCGGCCTCATCACGCTGGCGCAGGCCCCGTGGTCCTTCAAGTTCCTCTGGTCCCCGCTCATGGACCGGTATGTGCCGCCCTTCTGGGGACGGCGCCGGGGCTGGATGGCGGTGGCGCAGGTGGCGCTCTTCGCGACGACCCTCGCGCTGGCGGGCGTGGGCAACCATCCCGAGGCCGCGTGGGTGGTGGGCGCGCTGGCCATGGCGGTGGCCTTCGCCTCCGCGACGCAGGACATCGCCATCGACGCCTACGCGGTGGAGGTGCTGCGCAAGGACGAGCAGGGCGTGGCGGTCGGCGCACGCGTGGCGCTGTACCGCGCGGCCATGTTCATCGCGGGCTCGGCCTCCATCACGCTCGCGGGCCGGGTGTCCTGGAAGTGGGTCGTCATCGGGCTGGCGGCGCTGTACCTCCCCATGCTCTTCGTCACCCGCTTCGCGCCGGAGCCCGAGGAGCACTTCACCCCGCCCAAGTCGCTCCGGGACGCCGTCTGGTATCCCTTCGTGGGCTTCCTCGCGAGGCACCGGGCGCTCGAAATCCTCGCGTTCGTGTTCCTCTACAAGCTGGCCGACAACCTCGGCGGCACGCTGCTGCGCCCCTTCCTGGTGGACATGGGCTACAGCGACATCCACCGAGGCGTCGCGCTGGGCACCATCGGCCTGTTCGGCACCATCGCGGGCACGCTCATCGGCGGCGCGTGGACGACGGTGCTGGGCCTGGGCCGCGCGCTGTGGGTCTTCGGGGTCATCCAGATCGTGTCGAACATCGGCTACGTGCTGGTGGCGCGCGCGGGTGAGCCCAACGTGATGCTGATGTACTGCGCCATCGGCTTCGAGCAGGTGACGCAGGGCCTGGGCACCGGCGCCTTCTCCGTGCTGCTGATGAGGCTGACGCAGAAGCGCTTCTCCGCCACCCAGTTCGCGCTGCTCTCCAGCCTCTTCTCCATCCCGCGCGTCGTGGCCGGCCCCATCGCGGGCTTCCTCGTGTACTCCATCGGCTGGGAGCCCTTCTTCTGGTTCACCATGGTGGGCGGAATCCCGGGCCTGCTGCTGCTCGCGCGCTTCGTGCCGCTGGGCGTGAGGGACCCTGACTTCGACGTGCAGAGCCGCCCCGTCGCTCGCGCGGTGAGCCGCTCCGTGCTCATGGGCAGCGCGGTGGTCTCCGCGGTGCTGGCCATGGGCGTGGGCGCGGCCCTCACCGCGCTGCTCACGGCGGTCCAGAACCTGCGCAAGACGCCGCAGGCGGGCTTCGACTTCGGCACACCCTTCGCCGCGTTGTTCCAGCCCGCGGGAGTCACGGACTGGGTGACGCTGGCGAGCATCGCGGTGTTCGGCTTGACGGTGGGCCTGCTCACCGCCGCGGTGCTCGCGGCGCGCTCGGGGGCCTTCTATCTGCCGGACGAGGAAGCCCCTCCGACGCCGTCAGGCGCCACGGGCACGTAG
- the pgm gene encoding phosphoglucomutase (alpha-D-glucose-1,6-bisphosphate-dependent) has translation MAHPLAGKLPPEDLLIDPEKLRARYYSERPDVAVPEQRVAFGTSGHRGSSERTSFNEAHIIAVTQAICEYRQQQGIDGPLFLGMDTHALSAPAQRTALEVLAANGVQVRFTDGATPTPVISHAILTFNRGRTAGLADGIVITPSHNPPEDGGIKYNPPNGGPADTNVTAGIERRANALLGEGNAGVKRTPYEKARTAATVKLHDFITPYVEDLASVVDMEALRGGKLKIGADPLGGSNVAYWEPIAARYGLNLRVVNPTVDPTFRFMPVDHDGKIRMDCSSPYAMANLVKLKDQYDLAFGNDADSDRHGIVTRSMGLMNPNHYLAVAIHYLFQNRPEWKPGTAIGKTLVSSGLIDRVAKSLDRRVVEVPVGFKWFVDGLLEGSLGFGGEESAGASFLRRDGSVWTTDKDGMLLDLLAVEILARTGKDPGEHYRELSGRLGTPYYTRIDQAATPAQKSILKKLSPESVKATSLAGEPILQRLTRAPGNGADIGGLKVVAENGWFAARPSGTEDVYKIYAESFRDDAHLKAILQEARAIVDTAFQGA, from the coding sequence ATGGCCCATCCTCTCGCTGGAAAGCTCCCGCCGGAAGACCTCCTCATCGACCCCGAGAAGCTGCGCGCGCGCTACTACTCGGAGCGCCCCGACGTGGCCGTGCCCGAGCAGCGCGTCGCCTTCGGCACGTCCGGGCACCGTGGCTCCTCGGAGCGCACCAGCTTCAACGAGGCGCACATCATCGCGGTGACGCAGGCCATCTGCGAGTACCGGCAACAGCAGGGCATCGACGGGCCGCTGTTCCTGGGCATGGACACCCACGCCCTCTCCGCGCCCGCGCAGCGCACCGCGCTGGAGGTGCTGGCCGCCAACGGTGTCCAGGTGCGCTTCACCGACGGCGCCACGCCCACGCCGGTCATCTCCCACGCCATCCTCACGTTCAATCGCGGCAGGACGGCGGGGCTCGCGGACGGCATCGTCATCACGCCGTCCCACAATCCGCCCGAGGATGGCGGCATCAAGTACAACCCGCCCAATGGAGGCCCCGCGGACACGAATGTCACCGCGGGCATCGAGCGCCGCGCGAACGCGCTGCTCGGCGAAGGCAACGCGGGGGTGAAGCGCACGCCGTACGAGAAGGCGCGCACCGCCGCCACGGTGAAGCTGCATGACTTCATCACGCCGTATGTCGAGGACCTAGCCTCCGTGGTGGACATGGAGGCGCTGCGCGGCGGGAAGCTGAAGATTGGCGCGGACCCGCTCGGCGGCTCCAACGTCGCGTACTGGGAGCCCATCGCCGCGCGCTATGGATTGAACCTGCGCGTGGTGAACCCCACGGTGGACCCGACGTTCCGCTTCATGCCGGTGGACCACGACGGGAAGATTCGCATGGATTGCTCATCGCCCTACGCGATGGCGAACCTCGTCAAGCTCAAGGACCAGTACGACCTGGCCTTCGGCAACGACGCGGACTCGGACCGGCACGGCATCGTCACGCGCTCGATGGGGCTGATGAACCCCAATCACTACCTCGCGGTGGCCATCCACTACCTCTTCCAGAACCGGCCGGAGTGGAAGCCGGGCACCGCCATTGGCAAGACGCTGGTGAGCAGCGGCCTCATCGACCGCGTGGCCAAGAGCCTGGACCGCCGCGTCGTCGAAGTGCCGGTGGGCTTCAAGTGGTTCGTGGACGGGCTGCTGGAGGGCTCGCTGGGCTTCGGTGGCGAGGAGAGCGCGGGCGCGTCCTTCCTCCGCCGCGACGGGAGCGTCTGGACCACCGACAAGGACGGGATGCTGTTGGACCTGCTCGCGGTCGAAATCCTCGCGCGCACGGGCAAGGACCCGGGTGAGCACTACCGGGAGCTCTCCGGGCGGCTGGGCACGCCGTACTACACACGCATCGACCAGGCGGCCACGCCCGCGCAGAAGTCCATCCTGAAGAAGCTCTCGCCCGAGTCCGTGAAGGCCACGAGCCTCGCGGGTGAGCCCATCCTCCAGCGCCTCACGCGCGCGCCCGGCAACGGCGCCGACATCGGCGGCCTCAAGGTCGTCGCGGAGAATGGCTGGTTCGCCGCGCGCCCCTCCGGCACCGAGGACGTCTACAAGATCTACGCGGAGAGCTTCCGCGACGACGCGCACTTGAAGGCCATCCTCCAGGAGGCCCGCGCCATCGTCGACACGGCCTTCCAGGGCGCATGA
- a CDS encoding DoxX family protein, whose product MKHVLMYVLGLFMVAGGINHFVNPRVYVRMMPPYLPWHGPLVFWSGVAEVLLGVGLLVPATRTVSAWGLIALFVAIFPANLQMALQPERFRKIPRPLLWARLPLQGVLILWAWGYT is encoded by the coding sequence ATGAAGCACGTCCTCATGTACGTGCTCGGCCTCTTCATGGTGGCCGGCGGCATCAACCACTTCGTGAACCCGCGCGTCTACGTGCGGATGATGCCGCCGTACCTGCCGTGGCATGGGCCCCTGGTCTTCTGGAGCGGCGTGGCCGAGGTGCTGCTGGGCGTGGGGCTGCTGGTGCCCGCGACGCGGACGGTGTCGGCCTGGGGGCTCATCGCCCTGTTCGTCGCCATCTTCCCCGCCAACCTCCAGATGGCGCTCCAGCCGGAGCGCTTCCGGAAGATTCCCCGTCCCCTGCTCTGGGCGCGGCTGCCCCTCCAGGGCGTCCTCATCCTCTGGGCCTGGGGGTACACCTAG
- the rpoZ gene encoding DNA-directed RNA polymerase subunit omega produces the protein MARVTVEDCLPLVDNRFALVLLGAKRARQLMAGARPIIEQSKNKPPVLSLREVATGRVKFDRDVREALSGKYAGEEPRK, from the coding sequence ATGGCTCGCGTCACAGTCGAAGACTGCCTCCCCCTCGTCGACAACCGGTTCGCGCTGGTGCTGCTCGGTGCGAAGCGCGCGCGTCAGCTGATGGCCGGCGCCCGCCCCATCATCGAGCAGTCCAAGAACAAGCCCCCCGTGCTCTCGCTGCGCGAGGTGGCGACCGGCCGCGTGAAGTTTGATCGCGACGTGCGCGAGGCGCTCTCCGGCAAGTACGCCGGCGAGGAGCCCCGCAAGTAG
- a CDS encoding NUDIX hydrolase, protein MPREASAGGIVIRESDGTWEVVVIRPHGRPLWALPKGHVDPGETPEQTASREVREETGLTAALIAPLGEIRYVYQFRGQRIFKRVHFFLFRYQEGALGPLPGPRVEVDEVRWVPVGQLVPLLGYKGEKAVAARAVRWMRAQGLLPEAPSPAVGPEGKGT, encoded by the coding sequence ATGCCACGTGAGGCGTCCGCAGGCGGGATTGTCATCCGGGAGAGTGACGGCACCTGGGAGGTGGTCGTCATCCGTCCCCATGGCCGTCCTCTGTGGGCACTGCCCAAGGGGCACGTGGACCCGGGCGAGACGCCGGAGCAGACGGCGAGCCGGGAGGTCCGCGAGGAGACGGGGCTCACCGCCGCGCTCATCGCGCCGCTGGGGGAGATTCGCTACGTCTACCAGTTCCGGGGACAGCGCATCTTCAAGCGCGTCCACTTCTTCCTCTTCCGCTACCAGGAGGGGGCACTGGGGCCGTTGCCGGGGCCGCGCGTGGAGGTGGACGAGGTGCGCTGGGTGCCGGTGGGACAGTTGGTGCCCCTGCTCGGCTACAAGGGAGAGAAGGCCGTGGCCGCGCGCGCCGTGAGGTGGATGCGTGCACAGGGCCTGCTTCCGGAGGCCCCTTCCCCGGCCGTGGGACCCGAGGGGAAGGGAACCTAG
- the groES gene encoding co-chaperone GroES: MKIRPLQDRLIVKRVAEENKTKGGLFIPDTAKEKPLEGKVVAVGNGKVLENGSVRPMDIKAGDTILFSKYAGTEIKLDGEEHLILREEDVLGILDK; this comes from the coding sequence ATGAAGATTCGTCCCCTGCAGGATCGGCTCATCGTCAAGCGGGTCGCCGAGGAGAACAAGACCAAGGGCGGCCTCTTCATCCCGGACACGGCGAAGGAGAAGCCCCTCGAGGGCAAGGTCGTCGCCGTCGGCAATGGCAAGGTGCTGGAGAACGGCTCCGTGCGTCCGATGGACATCAAGGCTGGCGACACCATCCTCTTCAGCAAGTACGCCGGGACCGAGATCAAGCTCGACGGCGAGGAGCACCTCATCCTCCGTGAAGAGGACGTGCTCGGCATCCTCGACAAGTAA
- the groL gene encoding chaperonin GroEL (60 kDa chaperone family; promotes refolding of misfolded polypeptides especially under stressful conditions; forms two stacked rings of heptamers to form a barrel-shaped 14mer; ends can be capped by GroES; misfolded proteins enter the barrel where they are refolded when GroES binds), which yields MAKDLLFDVRAREAILRGVNILADAVKVTLGPKGRNVVIEKSFGSPTITKDGVTVAKEIELENKFENMGAQMVKEVASKTSDVAGDGTTTATVLAQAIFREGAKLVAAGHNPMDIKRGIDKAVAVIVAELKKLAKPTKDKKEIAQVGTISANGDATIGQIIADAMEKVGKEGVITVEEAKGLETTLDVVEGMQFDRGYLSPYFVTDPERMEAVLNDALILIHEKKISSMKDLLPILEQVARAGKPLLIIAEEVEGEALATLVVNKIRGVLNVCAVKAPGFGDRRKAILEDIATLTGGRMIAEDLGIKLDTLTLQDLGRAKRVTVDKDNTTVVDGAGSEQEISARVKQIRAQVEETTSDYDREKLQERLAKLVGGVAVINVGAATETEMKEKKARVEDALNATRAAVEEGVVPGGGVAYIRCLKALDGQTFVDGEKFGVDIIRRAVEEPLRQIVGNGGLEGSVVVNKVKEGTGAYGFNAATGAYEDLLAAGVIDPAKVSRTALQNSASVASLMLTTEAMVAERPKEEKDMPAGAGGMGGMGGMGGMGM from the coding sequence ATGGCGAAGGACCTACTTTTCGACGTGCGCGCCCGCGAGGCCATCCTCCGTGGCGTCAACATCCTGGCCGACGCGGTCAAGGTGACCCTGGGGCCCAAGGGCCGCAACGTCGTCATCGAGAAGAGCTTCGGCTCCCCCACCATCACCAAGGACGGTGTGACGGTGGCGAAGGAGATCGAGCTCGAGAACAAGTTCGAGAACATGGGCGCGCAGATGGTCAAGGAGGTTGCCTCCAAGACCTCCGACGTCGCCGGTGACGGGACGACCACGGCGACCGTGCTGGCGCAGGCCATCTTCCGCGAGGGCGCGAAGCTGGTGGCCGCCGGTCACAACCCCATGGACATCAAGCGCGGCATCGACAAGGCCGTCGCGGTCATCGTGGCCGAGCTGAAGAAGCTCGCGAAGCCGACGAAGGACAAGAAGGAGATTGCCCAGGTCGGCACCATCTCCGCCAACGGCGATGCCACCATCGGCCAGATCATCGCGGACGCGATGGAGAAGGTCGGCAAGGAGGGCGTCATCACGGTGGAGGAGGCCAAGGGCCTGGAGACCACGCTGGACGTGGTCGAGGGCATGCAGTTCGACCGCGGCTACCTCTCCCCGTACTTCGTGACGGACCCGGAGCGGATGGAGGCGGTGCTGAACGACGCGCTCATCCTCATCCACGAGAAGAAGATCTCCTCGATGAAGGACCTGCTCCCCATCCTGGAGCAGGTGGCGCGCGCGGGGAAGCCGCTGCTCATCATCGCCGAGGAAGTTGAAGGCGAGGCCCTGGCCACGCTGGTCGTCAACAAGATCCGCGGCGTGCTGAACGTGTGCGCGGTGAAGGCGCCGGGCTTCGGCGACCGCCGCAAGGCCATCCTCGAGGACATCGCCACCCTGACGGGCGGCCGGATGATCGCCGAGGACCTGGGCATCAAGCTGGACACGCTGACGCTCCAGGACCTGGGCCGCGCCAAGCGCGTCACGGTGGACAAGGACAACACCACCGTCGTCGACGGCGCGGGCAGCGAGCAGGAGATCTCCGCGCGCGTGAAGCAGATCCGCGCCCAGGTGGAGGAGACCACCAGCGACTACGACCGCGAGAAGCTCCAGGAGCGTCTGGCGAAGCTCGTGGGCGGCGTGGCCGTCATCAACGTCGGCGCGGCCACCGAGACGGAGATGAAGGAGAAGAAGGCCCGCGTGGAGGACGCGCTCAACGCGACCCGCGCGGCCGTCGAGGAGGGCGTGGTTCCTGGCGGCGGCGTGGCCTACATCCGGTGCCTCAAGGCGCTGGACGGCCAGACGTTCGTCGACGGTGAGAAGTTCGGCGTGGACATCATCCGCCGCGCCGTCGAGGAGCCCCTGCGTCAGATTGTCGGCAACGGCGGCCTCGAGGGCAGCGTTGTCGTCAACAAGGTCAAGGAGGGCACGGGTGCCTACGGCTTCAACGCCGCCACCGGCGCCTACGAGGACCTGCTGGCCGCCGGCGTCATCGACCCGGCCAAGGTGAGCCGCACCGCGCTGCAGAACAGCGCGTCCGTGGCCTCCCTGATGCTCACCACCGAAGCGATGGTGGCCGAGCGTCCGAAGGAGGAGAAGGACATGCCCGCCGGCGCCGGTGGCATGGGCGGCATGGGTGGCATGGGCGGCATGGGCATGTAG
- the grxC gene encoding glutaredoxin 3, with amino-acid sequence MKPVKIYTTNYCGFCVRAKDLLKRKGVDFQELDVTGDDDTRAKLVEMSGGQRTVPQIFIGDTHVGGYSDLAQLDKDGKLDTLLQA; translated from the coding sequence GTGAAGCCCGTGAAGATCTACACCACGAACTACTGTGGTTTCTGTGTCCGCGCGAAGGACCTGCTCAAGCGAAAGGGCGTGGACTTCCAGGAGCTGGACGTCACTGGAGACGACGACACCCGAGCGAAGCTCGTGGAGATGAGCGGAGGCCAGCGCACGGTGCCGCAAATCTTCATCGGCGACACGCACGTGGGCGGCTACTCGGACCTCGCCCAGCTCGACAAGGACGGCAAGCTGGACACCCTGCTCCAGGCCTGA